Within the Rosa rugosa chromosome 2, drRosRugo1.1, whole genome shotgun sequence genome, the region tgactattcctccaccatccaccattgaagacttgctttcaagcttcaaggatcacaaagaaaatcatccatcctcatcttccatccacggtgtaattcgacctctactttgtaacctttgtttgaatttcgttggtttgttttagttgacattcatgattgaacaaagttattaattctggaatttttatgattaaatgaaattttcagattcatattattgttcttcgagagttgcttatgtgggtttgtttaattaaatttgcgttatagataacttttgtattttaatcttatgtggttgcaaacatttagggtttcgatataattggtgctaggtttaagaacatgaaatcgacttttcgttttgtgtaaacttgaatcaaagtagtaaaggttttgtacaaagatcgaatttaattaaagagaattgcaattaggtggacttttccatactaagttgtacacttgagttgatagcctttctctatgtgtaatgcgttaaacatgacatgattgactagctttctagggtttgattgcatgtttgataggattaatctaggtgctttcgcttaggttaattagcattgaaaagtaaaaaatgggaattcatttgctttcgaatgtttcacatgatcaactcctttctcatgacttagatgaacaatgttagggtttgaatcaattttaatcataatttcggttttgatctatgttctctcattccattcgtattttttatgtttttgcattttaattgttttgttaacttagttttatttttgaaaaaccaaaaacaaaattccccctttttcgtgtaaaatgtttatagttgtgaatatatttgtgtgtattttactttgttttaattttaattgtttaattgtttgacaatgacaggtgtaccctcaatccccggaatagaacgatccctatttgcttatactactaacgatatttcagggttaaattatgcgcttgcttttaagCGTATCAGGAACAAATTCCAGAGCCAAAGAATGTAGATTAGAAAGGTATTCAAGGCCCAATGGCACTGTTTTCAACTCCATGCAGTTTTTAACCCATAAGTACCGGAGATTTGGCATCACCCCTTTTTCTATACTAATCTTTTTCACCGAGGCAAAATTGAACAACTCCAACCTCTCCAACTTTACAAAGCCTCTGCGGAAACACAACTCTTCCCCAACATATGAATTCCAAAGATCAAGCCATGTCAGAGAGGGCAGTGCTTCAATTTGAGGTAGTAAATCATCTTCAAGTCTAGACCAACGCAGACACAGACGTCCGAGGCTCTGCAGTGAAGAAAACCAAGGTATTGCGTTTTGCAGTCTGCCAATCAAATAAAGTATTCGAAGGCGCGGAAGACGTGGACATTGTGCTTTCACTGGAAGGATTTCCTCTTCATTACTTGCCATTAAAACCACAGATTGAAGCAGATTCAGCTTTTCAATTGAGACCCAAAGGTCAATCTCATCTCTTTCTTTCACATTCGATATGCCGATGCTCTTAAGTTGAGTCAGGTTGCCGATATGTCTAATAGTGTCCCCTTCTGATTCAATCATCGATAAAGTTTGCAATTTCTGCAACTGAGAAATATTCGATGACACTTTCATCCCACTCACATATTTGAAGTCCAGATAGTTTCCAGTGAAGCGATACATAACTAGATGGCGCAGGTTCAGCAACTTTGCAATTTCTTTTGGAAGTGATTCTATCTTAGTATTCTTGATGTTCAGTAATTGAAGGTTGCGGAGACGCCCTATAGACTCTGGAAGTTGCTTGATTAAAGTGCCCTTCAAATTTAAATATCTCAAGTTGAACAAGTAAACAACTTCACCCGGCAGTTTATCAATTTGGACTTCCTGCAACTCTAGAGTCCTCAATAATTTGAACCGAGACACCAGTGTATTTGAGAAACACAATGAGGACATGTCAGGGGCAAATACTAGAAGAGAACGAATGTTTGACATACCCGGGCATGATTTAATTTCTCCTTCCATTCTGTGAATTGACAAGCGACGGATTGAGATGCCTTCCATTACTTCTTTCCCGTCGTATACATGACCAAACTTTTCCTTCTCGGCTGTCGACAAAGCAAGCTCTCGCATCAGATCATGCATCTTAACTTGTTTCGGCCTTCCTGTATTATTTCTCCTCACAACTTGTAACATACTGCGGAAACAGAGTTCCCAAAGATAGTCATCTGCAACTTCTTCTGGCGTGATCCCTTTCACATGTTCAACAAATCCTTCGGCCATCCACAATCTAACGagtctttttcttttaattacaaaatcttCTGGGAATAGAGAGAAATAGAGGAAGCAATGTCTCAATTGAGATGGCAAATCATTGAAACTCAGAAGCAAGATATTTTTCACAGGGTCTAGCAATGGACTATGATCTAGATGCCAATTCAAGCTGTTGCAGACTTGCTCCCATTGATCCAGCGACTTCTTGGAAGACATAAGACCACCTAAAGCCACAATAGCCAGAGGAAGGCCTTCACACTTCTCCACAAGTTGGCAAGCTAACGACACAAAATCAGGTGGACAAGTTTTGTACTCATTAGATGAAAATGCTTTTTTGCAGAAGACCTCCCAAGCCTCATTCTTTAGAAGGGGTTGAATATGGTGAACATGGCTTTTAACTCCAAAAGAATGGGATGCTACATCTTCTTTTCGAGTTGTAACTATGATTCGACTTCCGAGTTGCCTATCTTGAAGTGATACATTTATTTCGCTCCAAATTTTTATATCCCACACGTCATCTAGAACAACCAGGTATCTTTTGGAGTCCAAGTAGTTAATTAGTAACTCTAGCAAATCTTTGCGGTTCATGGCATTCAAATTTGCAGGGTACTCTTCCTTCCTTGATTTGTAGAGTTCCCTGATCAACTTTCGAAACAAGTCTACCACATCATAAGTTTGGGAAACTGTAATCCATGCATAACAATCGAAATGTCTCTTCACCCTTTCACTGTTGAAGACCTTGGCAACTAGAGTTGTCTTCCCAGAACCTCCCATGCCAACCACAGATATAACAGTTTGGTGTTGCTCTTCATCCATAAGCCATCCTATTAGTATTTGCTTCTTGCCTTTAATCCCAACGAGTTCGTCTTCCCTAATGAAAAACGAAGACTCCGCTTGGCTCTGCAACAATTTGTGAATATCTTCAGATGTAGTTGCTCCTCCAACAAGGCCAACACTGTATCTTTGATTCCTCTCTGGAATGGCTCTGATCATTTCAGTAATTTTCTGCAACTTCTTTGCAATTTTATGCCTGAACCAAAGATTACATGGAGCGCGAATGGTTTTGTGTAGCCCCCTTGAAAGTCGACCCCCACTTTGCTTCTCATACATGTGATACATGAATTCATCAATGATGTCTTCAACATCATAGGCTAGGTTTCTGATTCTTGCAACCCACAATTTCTCTCCTTCAGTTTTTGCTTTGTTGGCCTCTGCATCCACTAGGAAAGCTTTCATGCTTAGAAACTCCTCCTTGATCTTATCAACTTCATCACGAATACCAGCTATGGCTGTTCCTTCGTTCTCAAGAATTGTCGCAAGTTTTCCAATTAAGAGGTCCGTTACTACTGAGGCCATATTAGCCCGCAGTCAGTATACTCGATCTCTGTGTAAAGAAGAGAGAAGGTTCAAGTATTTTCAAAACTAAACCGAGTAATGATAATAAGTATTCCGAAAAGACTCGACTAATATTGAAATAACGCAACTTTTTAAAGAAATGATAGATGTAGAACGACGTACCAAGTGTTGATGGATCGTTTTGATAAGATCTGAAAGCTCACAGAAGAACTGCAATGATCTGTTTCAAATCCATGAAGATCCAGTCAAGAACTCAAGAACAAGACTCCAGTTGCACTGTCTTTGTTGAAATGAAATTGATATTGTTGATACCTTAATTTTGTTGAAATATAATGCCGGTCCGCTTGACCCGACTTGCAACGTTATTTGCTGGCAGCTGTGATCAGTCTCCTTAATTACCCGGTTCAGCATCAAGTAGATCTTGGTAAGATATTTTCAATTCTCTACCTGCAAGACCTGTAAATGTTACTTCTCATTGTGCATGCATTCCTAAAGTTATCTCAAGTTTATGGAATGCTTACACATCATTCATCGactgtgaaaaagaaaaagaaaaagaaaaagaaaaagaaaaaaggattgTTTATTAATTGTCAAAAATCCAGCTCTGTTTTGAGAATCGTAAGGGGTGTGTACATTTCAGCAAAAGTTGTGGTTGCAGGTTCCAGTACCAAAAGGCCGtggtgtttttatgtttttgagcAATAAAAAGTGTGGTCTAATGCAGGTAGAAGCTTAAATTTCTTGCTCATGCGTATAGAGCATGTGTGGGCAATGCTACGACTAATAGAAGAAGGTTTGTCACCTCGTCTTGGCACTTTGGCAGAACTTTCTGGAACCACCATTCTCATCTAGATAATAAAGTTCACTATTTTAGAGGCATAAAAGTTATTTAAAAAATAGTATGTAATCCTACATTACCAACAATAGGTTTGTAGTTGTGactaaaaaaaaatcagacCGAAAAGTTAAAATTAATAGTACTTCCCCtgttgaaggaaatcgactttgtgtgcctaatcaaactaggataagtttcatatttgtaataggagagaatgttctagaattcctagtcctattcggaatagttttccttgtaacattagaacatgtacattgtaatccctatatatagggctcctattctcaatattgaatacacaattctctcatcaatctctctcgaatcttttattcttaaacacgttatcagcacgagttctaaccacaaaaaccaaaaatccaaaaACCGAAATTCTCTTCAACATCACTTTTTTCACCGTTGcacctagcccgagctagcctaGCCACTGCTGCCCACCTACACACCCCTGCGCTGCACGCTGCCCTTGCAGCCCTTACGCACCCGTGTGCCGCCTACTGCCCATGCAGCATCGCcgcacgcctgctgcccctgcagcacagcaggacgctcgttcctgtgcagatcagcctgcttGCATGCCCCGAAACGTCTTgatcgggacctcagatcaaaatccttccttcatcaaagttgttcgtctctgtctcttctatctaACCTCataatttcagccttatcggagttgttttgagacctgCAATCTTCTGCCAAATCAAGCAGCACCTCCGGCCGAGCCTAGCAAACTGACGTTGCAATCCTGCACATCTCGGCCACACAGCAGGGATTGAAAGATAGTTTACAATCCCCGACCCAGGATCGATAGCACGTCTGCAatcctacacgcctgcatcaacacgcgcgtgtattgagaatttcaaGTTCCGAAATTCATGACTAAGTTTTCACAAGTAAGTTGTTCCcgtttttgaaattcaaatttagTTTTTTCGGGGTCTTACaaaatcccttcttctacatcccacctttctgtaaacgtgggttcgatttgctaaaagcagaatcgtggggattcacgctacatacgaactaagagcattcgtgatcttcggactaagagcgtccgtgagcatcgatttttacgaactaagagcgtttgtaggctacggactaagagcgttcgtaagcataaaaatttgaccatataaacgtcattggtttcaatccaaaatttggaaactatcaacaaagacagtagttataactctttctcactaggcgtactgaagagtaattgtgatgtctaagaaaggtttgaactgagagaacggttttaaaagtgagcaacactccaccaaaatctcgccttaccttacctggtcacaaccaaattggaattaccaaacggattgagtaactactacttgtctaagcttgattatcctttttggattaaatttagaaattttgacgtaatcattggctttcattgaaataaagtgtcgattttgattcgaactttatccattcaagtatgtttcccggagagctagaatgtctcgtggatagtgctactacgcacaccatacttcgaaataggcagttatttcttgagatgatgcctactcgatcttcagtgactacgatggcagggtcatctaaattgattcatggtcgaggaccagctcaattcttgttgccacatggcacaatcattaatgtcactgaagctctctacgctcctagggctaAAAGAACCCTTTTgaacttcaaagatataagagccaatggttttcatgtggaaacacattgtgagaatggaaaagagttcctttgcatcacctctaatgactacggacataaaagagtcttagagaaacttatgtgtcgatctagtgggttgtatgcaaccactattcgagtaattgaatccaatcatgttatgagagacgATTTATGgtattctgacacatataggctttggcatgaccgtctgggacacccaggtcatgatatgatgattcgtatattaaagacttcacacggacatccattcttcagaacgaagagaagtaagaaccaaaaattaattggttcgaggagatgcacctgtgcctcacggcgccaagactgtgcaagaccgGCCACTTAGGGCCGGCGCCGTCTACCCCCTACGGCAACAACATGGCTTCGACGACATGGACCATTCTTTGACTCctccttctacttctaaagtcaattgtgacttcatggctcaaccaaaatactcattggttgtttctaaagcccatcattcgttctgcaaagcttgctctttagcaaaattaggatcgagaccatcctatgcaaaggacactaaagaaacataccattcttgcaaCGAATCCaatgtgatatttgtggacctattcaaccatcttgtggaccatttcgatattttatggtgttggttgatgcatcgacacgctggtcacatgtcatgctattgtccacaaggaacgctgcatttgctaaactcctcgctcaaattattaagttaagggctcaccatcCTGATCATcttattaagtctataaggctagacaatgctggggagtttacataaaaaacttttgatgaatattgcatgtccattgggattgaagttgaacatcttgttcctcatgttcacacccaaaatggtctcgcagaagccgccattaaacgactacaaatgatcgctagagcattggtaatgcgcaccaatctccctatttctgcttggggctatgcaatattgcatgcagctgtgcttattcgtctgaggcccactgccactcaacccttctctgcatcccagatggtgactgggtatgagcctgatgtctcacatttacgcatatttgggtgtgcagtttatgtgccaattgcgccgccacagcgcaccaaaatcggtcctcaacgacgattacgcatttatgttggatatgattctccaacgattgttcgctacttagaacccttgacaggcgatctctttaccgctagatttgcggattgtcactttgatgagacagtcttcccgtcgttaaggggagataagaacataaatgttcaacaggaacgacaggaattgttgtggtctgtccccactttgtctcatcttgatccccgaaccgcacagtccgaaattgaagtgcggagaattctcgatcttcaaaacgtagcagaatcgatgcctgatgcgttttctgatatcgctaaagtgacgagatcacatatacctgctgcaaacgtgcctgcaaggattgatgtccctaaaattagaggacatgacgccatctcaagagTACCTGagtatggcgccaacgtcccctcccttggtgacgttgtggctaggcccacggctcctgccaggaagcgctggaggcccataggttcgatggattctcgcccaagaaagaaagtgagtttgacacaaaataatccattaatcatcaatgtaaataatccatctcatgaggatattctggattatggttatgtccaagagacatcattgggggacgctccaatgtcagaaccaattccagagaatagagagatctccatgaattacactagtgtacatgagatgatggatagaaattctatggctattgatgatgcatttgcatatcatgttgcaaaaggaattgtagagtatgatgatatcgaacctcgctctgtcgaagaatgtcaacgaagagcggattggcctaaatggaaagatgcgatccaggctgaattaggttcactagcaaagagacaggtatttgggcctataacgcagacacccccagatgtaaaacctgttggccataaataggtctttgttagaaagcgtaatgagaaaaatgaggtggttagatataaagcccacct harbors:
- the LOC133731193 gene encoding disease resistance protein RPM1-like, giving the protein MASVVTDLLIGKLATILENEGTAIAGIRDEVDKIKEEFLSMKAFLVDAEANKAKTEGEKLWVARIRNLAYDVEDIIDEFMYHMYEKQSGGRLSRGLHKTIRAPCNLWFRHKIAKKLQKITEMIRAIPERNQRYSVGLVGGATTSEDIHKLLQSQAESSFFIREDELVGIKGKKQILIGWLMDEEQHQTVISVVGMGGSGKTTLVAKVFNSERVKRHFDCYAWITVSQTYDVVDLFRKLIRELYKSRKEEYPANLNAMNRKDLLELLINYLDSKRYLVVLDDVWDIKIWSEINVSLQDRQLGSRIIVTTRKEDVASHSFGVKSHVHHIQPLLKNEAWEVFCKKAFSSNEYKTCPPDFVSLACQLVEKCEGLPLAIVALGGLMSSKKSLDQWEQVCNSLNWHLDHSPLLDPVKNILLLSFNDLPSQLRHCFLYFSLFPEDFVIKRKRLVRLWMAEGFVEHVKGITPEEVADDYLWELCFRSMLQVVRRNNTGRPKQVKMHDLMRELALSTAEKEKFGHVYDGKEVMEGISIRRLSIHRMEGEIKSCPGMSNIRSLLVFAPDMSSLCFSNTLVSRFKLLRTLELQEVQIDKLPGEVVYLFNLRYLNLKGTLIKQLPESIGRLRNLQLLNIKNTKIESLPKEIAKLLNLRHLVMYRFTGNYLDFKYVSGMKVSSNISQLQKLQTLSMIESEGDTIRHIGNLTQLKSIGISNVKERDEIDLWVSIEKLNLLQSVVLMASNEEEILPVKAQCPRLPRLRILYLIGRLQNAIPWFSSLQSLGRLCLRWSRLEDDLLPQIEALPSLTWLDLWNSYVGEELCFRRGFVKLERLELFNFASVKKISIEKGVMPNLRYLWVKNCMELKTVPLGLEYLSNLHSLALEFVPDTLKSKRII